A window from Mycobacterium saskatchewanense encodes these proteins:
- a CDS encoding NAD-binding protein — protein sequence MAEIFQFHREIIVSGDDALSKTIAEELRGAGARIIRINTAADLLGAGVHRARAVVCAGPNDAVNLEIALLAREYSPNVRVVARLANDVLREAVTAVNGPGAILDVADLATPSIVEAVLSRNAHQFGTAGIEFVVWGSEAPYDGTLREIYADLAPVAVVHGKNSPAPGEVVPCPGRDLRVYTGDWTSMIGAKDELEARGIILPPATATRSRHSRMRRVVDAARAMRDDVNPMLFPSLAFALLLTLGATAVVRFGYQHPRMSWIDALYFASETVTTVGYGDFSFAQQSTFLRLFAVAVMFGGVIITALPVAFLADLLLSRRFVQTAGLRRARHMRDHVVVVGLGSVGIRVVSDLVAAGYDVLVIEQDENNRFLPTAAELDVPVIFGDSTMRQTLESARVDRARGVAVVTHDDMENIETGIVLSEILGSDTKVPIVMRVQGRALGAAVNARFGFENVRSIVDLAAPWFIGAAMGLQVLGTFWVGQRSFMVGGMVVAAGSELDGLRMVELSTQTRVIAITRPEGPIRLRPRRDARLEAGDTVYLIGPYRELIATLRKGQPPAMTTIGGERAATLAAARSQHGRVARPPRWAQDAEV from the coding sequence ATGGCCGAGATCTTCCAATTCCATCGCGAAATCATCGTCAGCGGTGACGACGCGCTGTCCAAGACGATCGCCGAGGAGCTCAGGGGAGCGGGTGCGCGAATCATCAGGATCAACACCGCGGCCGACCTGCTGGGTGCCGGGGTGCATCGGGCGCGGGCAGTGGTCTGCGCCGGCCCAAATGATGCAGTGAATCTCGAGATCGCTTTGCTGGCAAGGGAATACAGCCCGAACGTCCGCGTGGTAGCTCGTCTGGCCAACGACGTGCTCCGCGAAGCGGTGACCGCCGTGAATGGCCCTGGCGCAATCCTCGACGTCGCGGATCTCGCGACACCGTCGATCGTCGAGGCGGTCCTGTCGCGCAACGCGCACCAGTTCGGCACGGCCGGAATCGAGTTCGTCGTTTGGGGGTCGGAAGCGCCTTACGACGGGACGCTGCGCGAGATCTACGCCGACCTGGCGCCCGTGGCGGTGGTCCACGGCAAGAACTCGCCGGCCCCCGGCGAAGTAGTGCCATGCCCCGGCCGGGACCTGCGGGTCTACACCGGGGACTGGACGTCGATGATCGGCGCCAAGGACGAGTTGGAAGCGCGGGGGATCATCCTGCCCCCGGCGACGGCGACGCGTTCCCGGCACTCCCGGATGCGGCGCGTGGTCGATGCCGCGCGGGCCATGCGCGACGACGTCAACCCGATGCTCTTCCCCTCGCTGGCGTTCGCGCTGCTCCTGACGCTCGGCGCGACGGCCGTGGTGCGGTTTGGCTACCAGCACCCGAGGATGTCGTGGATCGACGCGCTGTACTTCGCCTCCGAAACGGTCACCACGGTCGGCTACGGCGACTTCAGCTTCGCGCAGCAATCCACGTTTCTTCGCCTGTTCGCCGTCGCCGTGATGTTCGGCGGCGTCATCATTACGGCGCTGCCCGTCGCGTTCCTCGCGGACCTGTTGCTGTCGCGCCGGTTCGTCCAGACGGCCGGGCTGCGGCGGGCTCGCCACATGCGCGACCACGTCGTCGTCGTCGGGCTCGGTTCCGTCGGCATCCGCGTGGTGAGCGATCTCGTGGCCGCCGGCTACGACGTCCTGGTGATCGAGCAGGACGAGAACAACCGCTTCCTGCCGACCGCGGCGGAGCTCGACGTGCCGGTGATCTTCGGTGACTCGACGATGCGGCAGACGCTGGAGTCCGCCCGGGTCGATCGGGCCCGCGGGGTGGCGGTGGTGACCCATGACGACATGGAAAACATCGAAACCGGCATCGTTTTGTCGGAGATCTTGGGCTCGGACACCAAGGTGCCGATCGTCATGCGCGTGCAGGGTCGTGCGCTGGGCGCCGCGGTGAACGCGCGCTTCGGCTTCGAGAACGTGCGGTCGATCGTGGACCTGGCGGCACCCTGGTTCATCGGCGCGGCGATGGGCTTGCAGGTGTTGGGGACGTTCTGGGTGGGGCAGCGCTCCTTCATGGTCGGCGGAATGGTGGTGGCGGCGGGCAGCGAACTCGATGGGCTGCGGATGGTGGAGCTGTCCACCCAGACGCGCGTCATCGCCATCACCCGTCCGGAGGGGCCGATACGCCTGCGCCCTCGCCGCGACGCCCGGCTGGAAGCCGGTGACACCGTCTACCTGATCGGTCCCTACCGGGAGCTGATCGCGACGCTGCGCAAGGGCCAGCCGCCCGCGATGACGACGATCGGCGGTGAGCGCGCGGCGACCTTGGCGGCGGCCCGTTCGCAGCACGGGCGGGTGGCACGCCCGCCGCGATGGGCGCAGGACGCCGAGGTCTGA
- the glnA gene encoding type I glutamate--ammonia ligase gives MSEKTPDDIFKLARDEGVEYVDVRFCDLPGTMQHFTIPIYVFDEDVFEEGLAFDGSSIRGFQSIHESDMLLLPDAETATIDPFRAAKTLNVNFFVHDPFTLELYSRDPRNVARKAENYLISSGMADTAYFGPEAEFYIFDSVSFDSTINGSFYKVDATSGWWNTGEATEPDGSPNLGYKVRPKGGYFPVAPTDHYVDLRDEILTHLTNAGFSLEKGHHEVGSGGQAEINYKFNTLLHAADDLQMYKYIVKQTAWRAGKTVTFMPKPLFGDNGSGMHCHQSLWKDGVPLMYDETGYAGLSDIARHYIGGLLYHAPSLLAFTNPTVNSYKRLVPGYEAPINLVYSQRNRSACVRIPITGRNPKAKRLEFRCPDSSGNPYLSFAAMLMAGLDGIKHKIEPPPPIDKDLYELPPEEAADIPQAPTQLSAVIDRLEEDHEYLTEGGVFTPDLIATWINYKRDYEIAPFNLRPTPYEFAMYYDV, from the coding sequence GTGTCCGAAAAGACGCCCGACGACATTTTCAAACTCGCCAGGGACGAGGGCGTCGAGTACGTCGACGTCCGGTTCTGCGACCTCCCCGGCACCATGCAGCACTTCACGATTCCGATCTACGTCTTCGACGAGGACGTGTTCGAAGAGGGCCTGGCGTTCGACGGCTCCTCGATTCGCGGGTTTCAGTCGATCCACGAGTCCGACATGCTGCTCCTCCCCGACGCGGAGACCGCGACCATCGACCCGTTCCGCGCCGCCAAGACGCTGAACGTGAACTTCTTCGTGCACGACCCGTTCACCCTCGAGCTGTACTCGCGCGACCCGCGCAACGTCGCCCGCAAGGCGGAGAACTATCTCATCAGCTCCGGCATGGCGGACACCGCCTACTTCGGGCCCGAGGCCGAGTTCTACATCTTCGACTCGGTGAGCTTCGACTCCACCATCAACGGTTCCTTCTACAAGGTCGACGCCACATCCGGGTGGTGGAACACCGGCGAGGCGACCGAACCCGACGGCAGCCCCAACCTCGGCTACAAGGTCCGTCCCAAGGGCGGATATTTCCCCGTCGCCCCCACCGACCACTACGTCGACCTGCGCGACGAGATCCTCACCCACCTGACCAACGCCGGATTCTCCCTGGAGAAGGGCCACCACGAAGTGGGCAGCGGCGGCCAGGCCGAGATCAACTACAAGTTCAATACCCTGTTGCACGCCGCCGACGATCTTCAGATGTACAAGTACATCGTCAAGCAAACAGCTTGGCGGGCAGGCAAAACGGTCACGTTCATGCCCAAGCCGCTGTTCGGCGACAATGGTTCGGGCATGCACTGCCACCAGTCGCTGTGGAAGGACGGCGTCCCACTGATGTATGACGAGACGGGTTACGCCGGCCTGTCGGACATCGCCCGCCACTACATCGGCGGTCTGCTCTACCACGCCCCCTCGTTGCTGGCCTTCACCAATCCGACCGTGAACTCCTACAAACGTTTGGTCCCGGGCTATGAGGCTCCGATCAACCTCGTCTACAGCCAGCGCAACCGCTCGGCCTGCGTGCGCATCCCGATCACCGGCCGCAACCCGAAGGCCAAGCGGCTCGAATTCCGTTGTCCCGACTCGTCGGGCAACCCCTACCTGTCGTTCGCGGCCATGCTGATGGCCGGCCTGGACGGCATCAAGCACAAGATCGAGCCGCCCCCGCCCATCGACAAGGACCTATACGAGTTACCGCCCGAGGAGGCAGCCGACATCCCCCAGGCGCCCACGCAGCTGTCCGCGGTGATCGACCGCCTCGAAGAGGATCACGAATACCTCACCGAGGGAGGCGTTTTCACCCCCGACCTGATCGCCACCTGGATCAATTACAAGCGGGACTACGAGATCGCGCCCTTCAACCTCCGGCCCACCCCATACGAATTCGCAATGTACTACGACGTCTGA
- a CDS encoding DUF3349 domain-containing protein gives MSASGVVARIVRFLRVGYPQGVPATDTFPLLALLRRRLTDEEVMQIGEELVRHGDLPADATTIQVMVTKITDQLPSHDEVERVRRHLENRGWPASDDFQASNG, from the coding sequence ATGTCCGCTTCCGGCGTCGTCGCAAGGATTGTGCGATTCCTGCGTGTGGGCTATCCCCAGGGCGTTCCGGCGACCGACACGTTTCCCTTGCTGGCCCTTCTGCGCCGGCGCCTCACCGACGAGGAAGTCATGCAAATCGGCGAGGAGCTCGTTCGGCACGGCGATCTACCCGCCGACGCGACGACCATTCAGGTCATGGTCACCAAGATCACCGACCAACTGCCCTCACATGACGAAGTCGAACGCGTCAGGCGACACCTCGAGAATCGCGGATGGCCGGCCAGTGATGACTTTCAGGCCTCGAACGGTTAG